The Miscanthus floridulus cultivar M001 chromosome 7, ASM1932011v1, whole genome shotgun sequence genome includes a region encoding these proteins:
- the LOC136465818 gene encoding zinc finger BED domain-containing protein RICESLEEPER 3-like, which produces MADDDGVVYPLTGNDDLIAAGLLPENDDDIYDDATALLGIDVGSGSAPIDLDGGDGGGGAEPAPSATATGTPVSSNSTDGTSCFGKRKSSVWVNFDEIYETLNGQKVRTAAICKMYIWSGNAKEDYISVVAHYVNADWKLQKRVIGLRLIEVKHSGKNIAERIPAVVEEYCLIDKIFSVTLDNVSSNARAMNTLTPLFACYLDPDPSPDPLDPSNRKYSLEYYNAKSVRPRKFGLYMDVRYNSIYLMLKHLVPYKNVFSVFINSHYGSQLLTTNHWYFVEKLLEFLELFYDSTVDIPLLYSYAFILDPRAKISGFFNVLQLLDEYTSSEYSSYYADVKTELYKLFNKYESKSGAARSQRVAQPSHHTGKKKQAWERIFGRGSGIVGASPLPATSSSSTAISELSAYLDSDNITSYEDDFDLLLWWRDHKLTFPILSIMARDILSVPVSTVSSESCFSLTGRIIEERWRRLSPETMEMLTCLKDWELGEKREQHAVDNQELKDSF; this is translated from the exons ATGGCGGATGACGATGGTGTCGTCTATCCACTCACTGGCAACGATGACCTGATCGCGGCAGGGCTGCTCCCAGAGAACGACGACGACATCTATGACGATGCTACTGCATTGTTGGGTATCGATGTCGGTAGCGGCTCTGCTCCGATCGATCTGGAcggtggcgacggtggtggaggGGCGGAGCCGGCGCCGTCGGCGACGGCAACAGGGACACCGGTCAGCTCCAACAGCACAGATGGTACCTCATGCTttggtaagcgtaaatctagTGTCTGGGTtaattttgatgagatctatgagacttTGAATGGTCAAAAGGTTAGAACTGCTGCTATCTGTAAAATGT acatttggtctggtaatgctaaggaggactatattagtgttgttgctcactatgtgaatgctgATTGGAAGTTACAGAAAAGGGTTATTGGTCTTAGACTGATTGAGGTTAAACATTCTGGTAAAAACATTGCTGAAAGAATTCCTGCTGTGGTTGAGGAGTATTGTCTGATTGACAAGATTTTCTCTGTCACTCTAGACAATGTTTCTTCTAATGCTAGGGCTATGAACACTTTGACACCTCTATTTGCTTGTTACTTGGATCCTGATCCTTCGCCTGATCCTTTGGATCCTAGTAACCGTAAGTACAGTCTT GAATACTATAATGCTAAgagtgttagacctagaaagtttggcttgtATATGGATGTTAGATATAATTCTATTTACCTGATGCTTAAACATTTGGTTCCATACAAGAATgtcttttctgtgttcattaattctcATTATGGTTCACAATTATTGACTACAAATCATTGGTATTTTGTTGAGAAGTTACTGGAGTTCCTGGAACTCTTCTACGACTCCACTGTT gacatacctctgttatattcatatgcgttcattcttgatcctagagctaagataaGTGGTTTCTTTAATGTGCTGCAATTACTTGATGAATACACTAGTTCTGAATACAGTTCATACTATGCTGATGTTAAAACTGAATTGTATAAactgtttaacaaatatgagagcaagtctggtgcagctaggtctcaaagggttgCACAGCCATCACATCATACAGGTAAGAAAAAGCAGGCCTGGGAAAGAATCTTTGGTCGTGGATCAGGTATTGTTGGTGCTTCCCCTCTCCctgccacttcatcttcatctactgCTATTTCTGAGCTATCAGCTTACTTAGACAGTGACAATATCACttcttatgaggatgattttgacctaCTTCTGTGGTGGCGTGACCATAAGCTAACCTTTCCAATCCtgtctataatggctagagatatccTATCAGTTCCTGTATCTACTGTCTCTTCAgagtcttgtttcagtttgaCAGGTAGGATAATTGAGGAACGATGGCGACGCTTGTCACCAGAGACTATGGAGATGCTGACCTGCTTAAAGGACTGGGAGTTAGGAGAAAAAAGGGAACAACatgctgttgacaaccaagaacttAAAGACTCATTCTag